The following coding sequences are from one Streptomyces sp. NBC_01232 window:
- a CDS encoding ABC transporter permease subunit, giving the protein MTATVTPVPPGPETTPTGTNASGASPSATSTDATTTDATSTDATATGGLAGTLRALARHRGRLIGVGAAVVLVLGSVLLGGGNWPSSLAVDLSGPLGRTSDWIIDNRDGHPLFLYFLGHISNTVVVSVRAVYLVLLALGWAGVTAAAALVAWRLAGIRLALTSVAAFAVCGLLGMWVPTMQTLALMVAAVAASVLLGGLLGLAAGLSDRMHRTLRPVLDTMQVLPAFAYLLPVVLVFGIGVPAAVLATVVYAAPPMARLTALGLRGADAGVVEAATSLGATGRQRLLTARLPLARKELLLGVNQSIMMALGMAVIASVIGAGGLGDRVYQALASVDVGAALAAGVPIVLLAIVLDRVTAAAGERIGAAPAHRPVLGWAVAAGATAVFAVGGRLAGRLSWPDGWTLNIAEPVNGAVDWMTAHLYSGVPFVGGTADWAGRFTTWVLDPLRDGLQWLPWWAVLLGVGALALLIGTWRTAATAVLAMAAIGVLGVWDPALDTLSQVLAAVAVTLLIGFALGVAAARSSRLGRALRPVLDVFQTMPQFVYLIPVVALFGVGRAPAVAAAVVYALPAVVRITAQGVRAVNPAALESSRSLGATGRQQLFQVQLPLARPALLLAVNQGVVLVLAVVVIGGLVGGGALGYDAVFGLAQGDLATGLVAGAAIVCLGLMLDRVTQPTQRREPAGKGA; this is encoded by the coding sequence ATGACCGCCACCGTCACCCCGGTTCCGCCGGGCCCCGAGACCACCCCGACCGGTACGAACGCCTCCGGCGCGAGCCCGAGTGCGACCTCGACCGACGCGACCACGACCGACGCGACCTCGACCGACGCGACCGCCACCGGCGGCCTGGCCGGCACGCTCCGCGCCCTTGCACGCCACCGCGGCCGGCTCATCGGCGTCGGCGCAGCCGTCGTACTCGTCCTCGGCTCCGTACTCCTGGGCGGCGGCAACTGGCCGTCGTCCCTCGCCGTGGACCTGTCCGGACCGCTCGGCCGCACCAGCGACTGGATCATCGACAACCGCGACGGCCACCCCCTCTTCCTCTACTTCCTCGGCCACATCAGCAACACCGTGGTCGTGTCCGTCCGCGCGGTGTACCTGGTGCTGCTCGCCCTCGGCTGGGCCGGCGTCACCGCCGCCGCCGCTCTGGTGGCCTGGCGCCTCGCCGGAATCCGGCTCGCGCTGACCTCCGTCGCCGCCTTCGCCGTGTGCGGACTGCTCGGCATGTGGGTGCCCACGATGCAGACCCTCGCCCTGATGGTGGCCGCCGTCGCCGCGTCCGTGCTGCTCGGCGGTCTCCTCGGGCTGGCCGCCGGCCTGTCCGACCGGATGCACCGCACCCTGCGCCCGGTGCTGGACACCATGCAGGTGCTGCCCGCCTTCGCGTACCTCCTGCCCGTCGTCCTGGTCTTCGGCATCGGCGTGCCCGCGGCCGTCCTCGCCACCGTCGTCTACGCGGCCCCGCCCATGGCCCGCCTCACCGCCCTCGGGCTGCGCGGCGCCGACGCCGGCGTCGTGGAGGCCGCCACGTCCCTCGGCGCCACCGGCAGGCAGCGCCTGCTGACGGCCCGGCTTCCGCTGGCCCGCAAGGAACTGCTGCTCGGCGTCAACCAGTCGATCATGATGGCGCTGGGAATGGCCGTCATCGCGTCCGTCATCGGCGCCGGCGGTCTCGGCGACCGCGTCTACCAGGCACTCGCCTCCGTCGACGTCGGCGCCGCACTCGCCGCCGGCGTGCCGATCGTGCTGCTCGCCATCGTCCTGGACCGGGTCACGGCCGCGGCCGGGGAGCGGATAGGCGCGGCCCCGGCCCACCGGCCCGTGCTCGGCTGGGCCGTCGCCGCCGGGGCGACCGCCGTGTTCGCCGTCGGAGGCCGCCTGGCCGGCCGGCTCTCCTGGCCCGACGGGTGGACGCTGAACATCGCCGAGCCCGTGAACGGGGCGGTCGACTGGATGACCGCCCACCTCTACTCCGGCGTGCCCTTCGTCGGTGGCACCGCCGACTGGGCCGGGCGCTTCACCACATGGGTCCTGGACCCCCTGCGCGACGGACTGCAGTGGCTGCCCTGGTGGGCGGTCCTGCTGGGCGTCGGCGCGCTCGCCCTGCTCATCGGCACCTGGCGCACCGCCGCGACCGCCGTCCTGGCCATGGCCGCGATCGGTGTCCTCGGAGTCTGGGACCCGGCGCTCGACACCCTGTCCCAGGTGCTGGCCGCCGTCGCCGTGACCCTGCTGATCGGCTTCGCCCTCGGTGTCGCCGCGGCCCGCAGCTCCCGCCTGGGACGCGCCCTGCGCCCCGTCCTCGACGTCTTCCAGACCATGCCGCAGTTCGTGTACCTGATCCCCGTGGTCGCCCTGTTCGGCGTGGGCCGTGCGCCGGCCGTCGCGGCCGCCGTGGTCTACGCGCTGCCCGCGGTGGTGCGGATCACCGCCCAGGGGGTGCGCGCAGTGAACCCGGCGGCGCTCGAGTCCTCGCGTTCGCTGGGTGCGACCGGACGGCAGCAGCTGTTCCAGGTCCAGCTGCCGCTGGCACGGCCCGCGCTGCTGCTGGCCGTCAACCAGGGCGTGGTACTGGTCCTCGCCGTGGTCGTCATCGGCGGCCTCGTGGGCGGCGGAGCGCTCGGCTACGACGCGGTCTTCGGTCTCGCCCAGGGCGACCTGGCGACCGGTCTGGTCGCCGGCGCGGCGATCGTCTGCCTCGGCCTGATGCTCGACCGCGTCACCCAGCCGACACAGCGCCGCGAACCCGCCGGAAAGGGGGCCTGA